Proteins co-encoded in one Gehongia tenuis genomic window:
- a CDS encoding ATP-binding protein — protein sequence MIKLKRMISFFFVTLLLLSFMTSTALTATAEGTQERRVVRLAYPIQKYLSEVDESGNYYGYSTDYVEKVAEFADWEIEYITYPDLSLNDQITKAMEMVETGEADLLGSTLFYEGLQEKFIYPEKNYGLVYTTLDALDSNTAINEATFMQQKPLRIAILKTAKMRNDELFSFVNSSGLECEYIYCDTVDEQLTALENQSADVLLKVSLTWLPGLKEIASFAPRPFYFVSGHGNEELMAELDEAIDKINRTDPYFESRLQNKYFTNTLSDFALSKDESTYVTNQKEISVLVCPQHAPFSFVNKDGQLCGIAISVLDEIGKAAGVQFRYQLQDESQPLSEQIASGQYTVIIGPPKSNEFAKSNHLITSQEFLENDLTMFINKSAADKPKSECVLAVNEEFPDTATGEYGEVVYFKDIEECMNAVNKGLADFGYANRYTVDFYNSQNVYPSLNYLNLTGYGCEMGFYFLQNVDDNLISIVNKYIRSMPTKDVQNYLSVALSEGANNGIEKILRDNPFLVAAILVVFLLLSVLVIVLLAYNRTNKKRNEKLQQAYAAKSDFLSRMSHDMRTPMNGIIGLTGLLLDRKNLPPDAAADLAKIDESAEYLLSLINDTLDMNKIESKKVALNSEPTDLQSFFSQTISMVTVSAQQKNIKLHTSCNHTVLPSVLLDCLRVQQIFMNVISNAIKFTPSGGTVEIHCNGAVVKDTRVQVTVTVKDTGIGISKEFLPKIFEPFEQENNTKVANYDGTGLGLAIVKNLVELMDGRITVESEVDKGTCFTINLAFPVADEKIVQTEAINTPKNLEGKRILLCEDHPLNRQIATRLLEREGVLVEYAENGQAAVDAFSQSEPMHFDAILMDIRMPVMDGLTATKVIRALKRSDAKAIPIIAMTANAFDEDVQKSKDAGMNAHLAKPIQPKLMYQTLFDFIYGRKEAEKDESK from the coding sequence ATGATAAAACTAAAACGTATGATTTCATTCTTTTTCGTAACTCTACTGCTTTTGTCATTTATGACGTCAACTGCCTTGACGGCCACCGCCGAAGGGACACAGGAAAGGCGCGTCGTAAGGCTTGCATATCCGATTCAAAAGTATCTTTCCGAGGTGGACGAAAGCGGAAACTATTATGGATACTCGACTGATTATGTGGAGAAGGTTGCGGAATTTGCAGACTGGGAGATTGAATACATCACCTACCCCGATCTGTCGCTCAATGATCAAATTACAAAAGCAATGGAAATGGTCGAAACAGGAGAAGCGGATTTATTAGGCAGCACGCTTTTTTATGAGGGGCTGCAGGAAAAATTCATTTATCCCGAAAAGAACTATGGCTTAGTATATACGACTCTTGATGCACTGGACAGTAACACCGCAATCAATGAAGCAACCTTTATGCAGCAAAAGCCCTTGCGTATTGCTATCTTAAAAACTGCAAAGATGAGAAACGATGAGTTGTTCTCTTTTGTCAATAGCAGCGGGTTAGAATGCGAATATATCTATTGTGATACGGTTGATGAACAGCTGACGGCACTGGAGAATCAATCGGCGGATGTGTTACTGAAGGTGTCGCTTACCTGGTTGCCCGGACTCAAAGAAATCGCTTCTTTCGCACCGCGACCCTTTTACTTTGTGTCAGGACACGGTAACGAAGAATTGATGGCGGAGCTGGACGAAGCGATTGATAAAATCAATAGAACCGATCCATATTTTGAAAGCAGACTGCAAAATAAATACTTTACAAACACCTTGTCGGATTTTGCGTTATCAAAGGACGAAAGTACATATGTAACAAATCAGAAGGAAATTTCGGTGCTGGTGTGCCCGCAACATGCGCCCTTCTCTTTCGTAAATAAGGATGGACAGCTGTGCGGTATCGCAATTTCTGTTTTGGACGAAATCGGAAAAGCGGCCGGTGTTCAGTTTCGCTATCAACTGCAGGATGAATCACAACCTTTATCGGAACAGATTGCGTCAGGCCAATACACCGTGATTATCGGTCCGCCAAAAAGCAACGAGTTTGCAAAAAGCAATCATCTGATTACCTCGCAGGAGTTTTTAGAAAACGACCTGACCATGTTCATCAATAAATCAGCGGCAGACAAGCCCAAGAGCGAGTGTGTTCTGGCGGTTAACGAAGAGTTCCCCGATACTGCTACAGGAGAATACGGGGAGGTTGTATACTTTAAAGATATCGAAGAATGCATGAACGCTGTAAATAAGGGACTGGCTGATTTCGGGTATGCCAATCGGTATACAGTCGATTTTTACAACTCTCAAAATGTTTATCCCTCGTTAAATTATCTTAATTTAACGGGATATGGCTGTGAAATGGGATTTTATTTTCTGCAGAATGTGGATGATAATTTAATATCTATTGTCAACAAATATATCCGCAGCATGCCCACAAAGGATGTACAGAACTATCTCTCCGTGGCGCTATCGGAGGGCGCCAATAACGGAATTGAAAAAATTTTGCGGGATAATCCGTTTCTGGTAGCCGCTATTCTTGTGGTTTTTCTTCTTTTAAGCGTGCTTGTTATCGTTCTGCTTGCTTACAATCGAACGAATAAAAAAAGAAACGAAAAGCTGCAGCAGGCTTATGCTGCAAAGAGCGACTTTCTCTCCCGCATGAGTCATGATATGCGAACACCCATGAACGGTATTATCGGGTTAACCGGGCTTTTGCTTGACAGGAAAAACCTGCCTCCCGACGCAGCGGCGGATCTTGCAAAAATTGACGAATCCGCCGAGTATTTGCTAAGCCTGATTAATGACACACTGGACATGAATAAAATTGAGAGCAAAAAAGTTGCTCTCAACTCGGAACCAACTGATTTACAAAGCTTTTTCAGCCAGACAATCAGTATGGTTACCGTCAGTGCGCAGCAAAAAAACATTAAGCTCCACACCTCCTGCAATCATACTGTGCTTCCTTCTGTTCTACTGGATTGTCTGCGGGTGCAGCAGATATTTATGAATGTCATTTCCAACGCCATAAAATTCACACCCAGCGGCGGCACTGTGGAAATCCACTGTAATGGTGCCGTTGTGAAGGACACTCGGGTTCAAGTGACCGTCACCGTCAAGGATACGGGCATTGGCATATCAAAGGAATTCTTGCCCAAGATATTTGAGCCTTTTGAGCAAGAGAATAATACCAAAGTGGCAAACTATGACGGCACGGGGCTTGGACTGGCCATTGTAAAAAATCTTGTTGAGCTGATGGATGGCAGAATTACCGTTGAAAGTGAAGTAGACAAAGGAACCTGCTTTACAATCAATCTTGCTTTTCCGGTTGCCGATGAGAAGATCGTACAAACAGAGGCGATAAATACACCGAAGAATCTAGAGGGAAAGAGGATACTTCTGTGTGAGGACCATCCCTTGAACAGGCAAATTGCAACCAGACTGTTAGAAAGGGAAGGCGTGCTTGTGGAATACGCGGAAAACGGACAAGCAGCCGTAGATGCATTCAGCCAATCCGAACCCATGCATTTTGACGCCATTCTTATGGATATCAGAATGCCTGTTATGGATGGTCTGACAGCCACAAAAGTAATCCGGGCATTAAAACGCAGCGATGCGAAAGCCATTCCCATCATTGCAATGACCGCTAATGCCTTTGATGAGGATGTTCAAAAATCCAAAGATGCCGGTATGAATGCCCATCTGGCCAAGCCCATTCAACCCAAGCTCATGTACCAGACGCTGTTTGACTTTATCTACGGAAGAAAGGAAGCTGAAAAAGATGAATCGAAATGA
- a CDS encoding Hpt domain-containing protein, with product MNRNDALRAYGVNLNEVMERFINDEALYYDCLNAFIDDPSFYGLHDAILAKEYETAFHHAHTLKGVASNLGLSPLLTAVADIVEPLRKHDYSNLEQQYDAVRTEREKLQQILAG from the coding sequence ATGAATCGAAATGATGCCCTTCGCGCCTATGGTGTCAACTTAAACGAGGTAATGGAGCGCTTTATAAACGATGAAGCGCTTTATTACGATTGTCTGAATGCCTTTATAGACGACCCCTCCTTTTACGGATTACACGACGCAATTCTGGCAAAAGAATATGAGACCGCCTTTCATCACGCGCATACGCTGAAAGGTGTTGCCAGCAATCTGGGGCTTAGCCCTCTGCTTACAGCGGTTGCCGATATTGTAGAGCCGTTAAGAAAGCATGATTACAGCAATTTGGAGCAACAATACGACGCAGTTCGTACAGAAAGAGAAAAGCTGCAGCAAATTTTGGCCGGTTAA
- a CDS encoding NUDIX hydrolase: MEIGDVYDALGQRTGETYVRGGEMPEGGFYYFVEGFVVNSAGKYLIQKRAASRKSAPGIWAATSGRAVTGETLEEAMCREFEEELGLLVQPRDLKWLLTEAYENRFGRMYILRRDLDLKDLVLQEEEVEEVRWAAPEEIRAMAEAGTFYPYRRLEETLKFGDSPLQLAEAGKKEAGILLGVLREAFLVDVITEKNEPTNPAYQTLPVILKQVMGGGYIKILYGAELAGGAYVTREEGRRFRLHTFFLSPKYQDMRLGEQAMERLWLLFPEAREIVCDIPKRSAERTFFPRMGFRPTGGKFEREGTAFLEYRKQL, translated from the coding sequence ATGGAGATTGGCGATGTTTACGATGCCCTGGGGCAAAGGACGGGGGAGACCTACGTCCGCGGCGGGGAAATGCCCGAAGGCGGGTTTTATTATTTCGTCGAAGGCTTCGTGGTGAACAGCGCGGGAAAGTATCTCATCCAGAAACGGGCGGCGTCAAGAAAGAGCGCGCCGGGCATCTGGGCGGCCACCAGCGGCAGGGCCGTTACGGGCGAGACGCTGGAGGAGGCCATGTGCCGGGAGTTCGAGGAGGAATTGGGCCTTTTGGTGCAGCCCAGGGATCTCAAGTGGCTGCTCACCGAAGCGTATGAAAACCGCTTCGGCAGGATGTACATTCTGCGCCGGGACCTGGACCTGAAGGATTTGGTGCTGCAAGAGGAGGAAGTGGAGGAGGTCCGCTGGGCCGCGCCGGAGGAGATCCGGGCGATGGCGGAGGCGGGAACGTTCTACCCTTACCGCCGCCTGGAGGAAACCTTGAAGTTTGGGGATTCCCCCCTGCAGCTGGCCGAAGCCGGAAAGAAGGAGGCGGGCATTCTGCTCGGCGTCCTTCGGGAGGCCTTCCTGGTGGACGTGATCACCGAGAAAAACGAGCCCACCAATCCAGCCTACCAGACGCTGCCGGTTATTTTAAAGCAGGTGATGGGCGGCGGCTACATCAAGATTCTTTACGGCGCGGAGCTGGCCGGCGGCGCGTACGTGACCCGGGAAGAGGGGCGGCGTTTCCGATTGCATACCTTCTTCCTGTCCCCCAAGTACCAGGACATGCGCCTCGGGGAACAGGCCATGGAGCGGCTGTGGCTGCTCTTTCCCGAGGCAAGGGAAATCGTGTGTGACATCCCAAAGAGGTCTGCCGAGCGCACCTTTTTCCCCAGGATGGGCTTTCGGCCCACCGGCGGGAAATTTGAGCGGGAGGGTACCGCCTTTTTGGAATATAGAAAACAACTGTGA
- a CDS encoding indolepyruvate ferredoxin oxidoreductase subunit alpha, with the protein MAIRVNREVCKGCGLCIVTCPKKILKLDEDKLNSKGYNPCVCVDNDACISCALCARMCPDCAIVVEK; encoded by the coding sequence ATGGCGATTCGTGTGAATCGGGAGGTCTGCAAAGGCTGCGGCCTTTGTATCGTGACCTGCCCCAAGAAGATTTTGAAGCTTGACGAAGACAAGCTCAACAGCAAGGGTTACAATCCTTGCGTGTGCGTGGATAATGATGCTTGCATCTCCTGCGCGCTTTGCGCGAGAATGTGCCCCGACTGTGCGATCGTAGTGGAAAAGTAA
- a CDS encoding 3-methyl-2-oxobutanoate dehydrogenase subunit VorB — translation MPKLLMKGNEAIAEAAIQAGCKCYFGYPITPQSELPEYMAKHMPKRGGVFLQAESEVSAINMVYGAAGAGVRVMTSSSSPGISLKQEGLSYIAGAQLPCVVVNMVRGGPGLGGIQPAQSDYFQAVKGGGHGDYKLITLAPASVQEAVDLTRLAFELADKYRNPVMILGDGMLGQMMEPVEFHDQESAAPDKPWRVRGYNGEGERRIINSLYLEPDALEELNHELWRKYERCEKEEVRYEAEGLEDAELVLVAYGIPARIAQSVIALAAEQGVKLGLIRPITLWPFPSDAIREAAKRENVKKFVAFELSMGQMVEDVRLAVEGRKPVDFVGRVGGVVPGPQDLLDEILALRGKA, via the coding sequence ATGCCCAAACTTTTGATGAAAGGCAACGAAGCCATCGCGGAAGCGGCGATCCAGGCCGGGTGCAAGTGCTATTTCGGCTACCCCATCACGCCGCAGAGCGAATTGCCGGAGTACATGGCCAAACATATGCCGAAGCGCGGCGGCGTGTTTCTCCAGGCGGAAAGCGAAGTCTCGGCCATCAACATGGTGTACGGCGCGGCCGGCGCCGGCGTCCGGGTGATGACCTCCTCCTCCAGCCCGGGCATCAGCCTGAAGCAGGAGGGTTTAAGCTATATTGCGGGAGCCCAGCTGCCCTGCGTCGTGGTGAACATGGTGCGCGGCGGCCCGGGCCTTGGCGGCATTCAGCCCGCCCAGAGCGACTACTTCCAGGCGGTGAAGGGCGGCGGTCACGGCGATTACAAGCTCATCACCCTGGCGCCCGCTTCCGTGCAGGAGGCGGTGGATCTCACGCGGCTCGCCTTCGAGCTTGCGGACAAATACCGCAACCCCGTGATGATTCTTGGCGACGGTATGCTGGGTCAAATGATGGAGCCGGTGGAATTTCATGATCAGGAATCGGCGGCCCCCGACAAGCCCTGGCGGGTTCGCGGCTACAACGGCGAAGGGGAGCGGCGCATCATCAATTCCCTGTACCTCGAGCCGGACGCCCTGGAGGAGCTCAACCATGAGCTTTGGAGAAAGTATGAACGCTGCGAAAAGGAAGAGGTGCGCTATGAGGCCGAAGGCCTGGAGGATGCGGAGCTGGTACTGGTGGCTTACGGCATTCCTGCCCGGATTGCCCAGAGCGTGATCGCCCTTGCGGCGGAGCAGGGCGTGAAGCTTGGCCTTATCCGTCCCATCACCCTTTGGCCCTTCCCCTCGGACGCTATCCGGGAAGCGGCGAAGCGGGAGAACGTGAAAAAATTCGTGGCCTTCGAGCTGTCCATGGGTCAAATGGTGGAGGATGTCCGCCTGGCCGTGGAGGGCAGAAAGCCCGTGGACTTTGTGGGCCGCGTGGGCGGCGTGGTTCCTGGACCCCAGGATCTCCTGGATGAAATCTTGGCATTGAGGGGGAAAGCATAA
- a CDS encoding thiamine pyrophosphate-dependent enzyme translates to MAVIFEKTKMLTDCPTHYCPGCTHGIIHRLVAESIEELGACDKAVGVAPVGCSVLAYNYFNCDMYEAAHGRAPSVATGCKRANPDLLVFAYQGDGDLASIGTAEIVHAAARNENITVIFVNNAIYGMTGGQMAPTTLMGQVTTTSPYGRTPEINGYPLNICEMLSGLEGPSYLERVSVHNAQNVIKAKKAIKKAFQNQLENKGFSMVEVLSTCPTNWGRTPVEALKWLEENMIPYYPLGVFKDETKEVESRA, encoded by the coding sequence ATGGCAGTGATCTTTGAAAAGACCAAAATGCTCACCGATTGCCCCACCCATTACTGCCCCGGCTGCACCCATGGCATCATCCACCGCCTGGTGGCTGAATCCATTGAGGAGCTGGGCGCCTGTGACAAGGCCGTGGGCGTGGCCCCGGTGGGATGCAGCGTTTTGGCTTACAACTATTTTAATTGCGATATGTATGAGGCGGCACACGGCAGGGCTCCGTCGGTGGCCACCGGCTGCAAGCGGGCCAATCCCGATCTTCTCGTGTTCGCCTACCAGGGCGACGGCGATCTAGCGTCCATCGGCACGGCGGAGATCGTCCATGCCGCGGCAAGAAACGAGAACATCACCGTGATTTTCGTCAACAACGCCATCTACGGCATGACGGGAGGCCAGATGGCGCCCACCACGCTGATGGGCCAGGTGACCACGACCTCCCCCTATGGACGCACCCCCGAGATCAACGGCTATCCGCTCAACATCTGCGAGATGCTTTCCGGTCTTGAGGGCCCATCCTATTTGGAGCGGGTGAGCGTGCACAACGCCCAAAATGTGATCAAAGCCAAAAAAGCCATCAAGAAGGCATTTCAGAACCAGTTGGAGAATAAAGGATTTAGTATGGTGGAAGTTTTGTCCACCTGTCCCACCAACTGGGGCAGAACGCCGGTGGAAGCGCTGAAGTGGCTGGAGGAGAACATGATTCCCTATTATCCCCTCGGCGTATTCAAGGATGAGACCAAGGAGGTGGAAAGCCGTGCTTGA
- a CDS encoding 2-oxoacid:acceptor oxidoreductase family protein, whose product MLEQVLLAGFGGQGVLSMGQFLASAALVEEKNVSWLPSYGPEMRGGTANCQVIVSDKPIASPIISRPSTLIVMNRPSLDKFVDQLMPGGLILINSSLIDAPVTRTDVEIVKVDTHELAVEAGNAKAANMVMLGAYLKLRKTVEPDAVVTCMQEKFTGRKAKLVDVNKKALELGMEAVK is encoded by the coding sequence GTGCTTGAGCAGGTTTTACTCGCCGGATTCGGCGGTCAGGGCGTGCTGTCCATGGGACAGTTCCTCGCCAGCGCCGCCCTGGTGGAAGAAAAGAACGTGAGCTGGCTGCCCTCCTACGGCCCGGAAATGCGGGGCGGCACGGCGAACTGTCAGGTGATCGTATCCGACAAACCCATCGCGTCCCCTATCATCAGCCGGCCGAGCACCCTCATCGTGATGAACCGCCCGTCCCTGGATAAGTTCGTGGATCAGCTGATGCCCGGCGGACTCATTCTCATCAATTCCTCCCTCATCGATGCTCCGGTGACCCGCACCGATGTTGAAATCGTGAAGGTGGACACCCATGAGCTGGCCGTGGAAGCGGGCAATGCCAAGGCCGCTAACATGGTCATGCTGGGCGCCTATTTGAAGCTGCGAAAGACCGTGGAGCCGGACGCGGTGGTCACCTGCATGCAGGAAAAATTCACCGGCCGCAAGGCCAAGCTGGTGGACGTCAACAAAAAGGCGCTGGAGCTTGGCATGGAGGCGGTAAAATAG
- a CDS encoding NfeD family protein, which translates to MDAAVASFFMSLSWGAIVCLGLGLVFVIIEMFVPGFGFFGITGGALLLLGIFLAARNVTEGLILTLIIALVLGIALVIILQFMSKGNFKKLPIILNSSTSKEEGYIAVEDLKDLLGQEGEALTDLRPAGAADFDGMRMDVVSDGEYILKGQKVRVASVEGRRVLVKPVKDAGREAEASKSTEPNGDSV; encoded by the coding sequence ATGGATGCTGCGGTAGCTAGTTTTTTCATGTCTTTGAGCTGGGGGGCCATCGTTTGCCTGGGCCTTGGACTGGTCTTTGTGATCATCGAGATGTTCGTGCCGGGCTTCGGCTTTTTCGGGATCACCGGAGGCGCGCTGCTCCTGCTTGGTATTTTCCTGGCCGCCCGCAACGTTACCGAGGGCCTCATTCTGACCCTCATCATTGCGCTCGTTCTCGGCATCGCGCTGGTGATCATTCTCCAGTTCATGTCCAAGGGCAATTTTAAGAAACTGCCCATCATTCTTAACAGCTCCACCAGCAAGGAGGAAGGCTATATTGCGGTGGAGGATCTGAAGGATCTGCTGGGCCAGGAGGGCGAGGCCCTGACCGATCTCCGGCCCGCCGGCGCCGCCGATTTTGACGGCATGCGCATGGATGTGGTCAGCGACGGAGAATATATTCTCAAGGGGCAGAAGGTCCGGGTCGCGTCGGTGGAAGGCCGCCGCGTTTTGGTCAAGCCCGTGAAGGATGCCGGCCGGGAGGCCGAGGCATCAAAGTCAACCGAACCAAACGGGGATTCCGTTTGA
- the floA gene encoding flotillin-like protein FloA (flotillin-like protein involved in membrane lipid rafts) yields the protein MDPLILTGIIVVLVILFLILFFTFIPIGLWISAIAAGVRVGLFTLVGMRIRRVVPSRIVNPMIKAVKAGLDVAINKLEAHYLAGGNVDRVINALIAAQRADIPLVFERAAAIDLAGRDVLQAVQMSVNPRVIETPVVAAIAKDGIELRAKARVTVRANIDRLVGGAGEETVIARVGEGIVTTVGSAASHKAVLENPDLISRTVLAKGLDAGTAFEILSIDIADVDVGRNIGAQLQMDQAEADKRIAQAKAEERRAMAVAREQEMQAAVQEMRAKVVEAEAEVPRAMAEAFRNGRLGVMDYYNMQNVVADTNMRDTIANSGKTPPKDDSARPTR from the coding sequence ATGGATCCATTGATTCTGACGGGTATCATTGTCGTACTGGTCATCCTGTTCCTGATCCTGTTCTTTACGTTCATTCCGATCGGGCTGTGGATTTCCGCCATTGCGGCCGGTGTCCGGGTGGGCCTGTTCACGCTGGTGGGTATGCGTATCCGCCGTGTGGTGCCTTCCCGCATCGTCAATCCCATGATCAAGGCGGTAAAGGCCGGTCTTGACGTGGCCATCAACAAACTGGAGGCCCATTACCTGGCCGGCGGCAATGTGGACCGGGTGATCAATGCCCTGATCGCGGCCCAGCGCGCCGACATTCCCCTAGTGTTCGAGCGGGCGGCCGCCATCGACCTTGCGGGCCGCGACGTGCTGCAGGCCGTGCAGATGAGCGTTAATCCCCGAGTCATTGAGACCCCCGTGGTTGCTGCCATCGCCAAGGACGGCATCGAGCTGAGAGCGAAGGCGCGGGTCACCGTGCGGGCCAACATCGACCGCCTGGTGGGCGGCGCCGGCGAGGAAACGGTCATCGCCCGTGTGGGCGAGGGCATCGTCACCACCGTGGGTTCGGCAGCCAGCCACAAGGCCGTGCTGGAGAATCCTGACCTCATCTCCCGCACCGTGCTGGCCAAGGGTCTGGATGCGGGCACCGCCTTTGAAATCCTCTCCATCGATATCGCCGACGTGGACGTGGGCCGCAACATTGGCGCCCAGCTGCAGATGGACCAGGCGGAGGCCGATAAGCGCATCGCCCAGGCGAAAGCCGAAGAGCGCCGCGCCATGGCCGTTGCCCGGGAGCAGGAAATGCAGGCGGCGGTTCAGGAGATGCGCGCCAAGGTTGTGGAAGCCGAGGCGGAAGTGCCCCGGGCTATGGCGGAAGCTTTCCGCAATGGACGGCTGGGCGTGATGGATTACTACAACATGCAAAATGTGGTGGCGGACACCAACATGCGGGATACCATTGCCAACAGCGGCAAGACGCCGCCCAAGGACGATTCTGCCCGGCCCACCCGCTGA
- a CDS encoding ComEC/Rec2 family competence protein — MSNRRGRKQKKNLSMSATAAFAVILLAAAVFLVGAGLGWWSEKAVSASAFPDDADRLGEKGMSVHMLDVGQGDSLMVASKGEVMLVDAGTNESGGTVCDYLGRNGVTRLNLAVGTHPHEDHIGGLDTVLENFPVDEMWMPDRVSDSKTYKEVLEAANARGIPRRMPQVGEVRPLGGAEITVLGPVHQDYESTNDVSLVMTARYGGFGMLLTGDAERKALKDILDSANRKSLLCQVLKVGHHGSSTSTFPELLDAVGPEVALISLGAGNSYGHPHEEVLDALMGRKVAVYRTDLMGSMMVETDGETYRVYVEEQANENELEPAA, encoded by the coding sequence TTGAGCAATCGGCGAGGGAGAAAACAAAAAAAGAATCTGTCCATGTCCGCTACCGCGGCTTTTGCGGTGATTCTGCTGGCGGCGGCGGTGTTTTTGGTGGGCGCGGGTCTGGGCTGGTGGAGCGAAAAAGCGGTGAGCGCCTCCGCCTTCCCCGACGACGCGGACCGGCTGGGGGAGAAGGGGATGAGCGTGCACATGCTGGACGTGGGCCAGGGCGACAGCCTTATGGTGGCCTCGAAGGGCGAGGTGATGCTGGTGGACGCCGGCACCAACGAATCGGGCGGCACGGTTTGCGATTATCTCGGGAGGAACGGCGTGACGCGGCTGAATCTGGCGGTGGGCACCCATCCCCATGAGGACCACATCGGCGGGCTGGACACGGTGCTGGAAAACTTCCCGGTGGACGAGATGTGGATGCCGGACCGGGTGAGCGACAGCAAGACCTACAAAGAGGTGCTGGAGGCGGCAAACGCCAGGGGAATCCCCCGGCGCATGCCGCAGGTGGGCGAAGTAAGGCCCCTGGGCGGAGCGGAGATCACCGTGCTGGGGCCCGTGCACCAGGATTACGAGTCCACCAACGATGTGAGTCTGGTGATGACGGCGAGGTATGGCGGCTTCGGCATGCTCCTCACTGGGGATGCGGAAAGGAAGGCCCTGAAGGATATTCTGGACAGCGCGAATCGAAAGAGCCTCCTATGCCAGGTGCTCAAGGTGGGGCACCACGGGAGCAGCACCTCCACCTTTCCCGAGCTTCTTGACGCCGTGGGACCGGAGGTGGCGCTCATCTCCCTGGGAGCGGGGAACAGCTATGGGCATCCCCATGAGGAGGTTCTGGACGCCTTGATGGGCCGGAAGGTGGCGGTGTACCGCACCGATCTCATGGGCAGCATGATGGTGGAGACCGATGGTGAAACCTACAGGGTCTATGTGGAGGAACAGGCAAATGAAAACGAGCTGGAACCGGCAGCTTAG
- a CDS encoding NUDIX domain-containing protein: MIRDREGRTLEEFLAAYDPKKYDQPSITVDMVVFMPRNERLTVLIIKRGNHPFLGEWALPGGFMNMDETLEEAAARELVEETGVTDAALHPLGWFDSVHRDPRGRIVTGAFWAVVPEGCRVAPGDDAAAAMFVPVGLVELTAGYRVVAHTKEGPVKASAVWQERPVHNGIHRRLVQGGKSGFGADHGLILIQAMLALREASYGVGVMEALPDDYTSEDVKRMREILRGRP, encoded by the coding sequence ATGATTAGAGACCGCGAAGGACGGACGCTGGAAGAATTTCTGGCGGCCTATGATCCTAAGAAATATGATCAGCCCAGCATCACCGTGGATATGGTGGTGTTCATGCCCAGGAATGAGCGGCTGACGGTTCTTATCATCAAGCGGGGCAACCACCCCTTTCTGGGGGAATGGGCGCTGCCCGGAGGCTTCATGAATATGGATGAGACGCTGGAGGAAGCGGCGGCACGGGAGCTGGTGGAGGAGACGGGCGTCACGGACGCGGCGCTTCATCCTCTGGGCTGGTTCGACAGCGTGCATCGGGACCCCCGGGGCCGGATTGTGACCGGCGCTTTCTGGGCGGTGGTCCCGGAGGGATGCCGGGTTGCGCCCGGCGATGACGCCGCGGCGGCCATGTTCGTGCCGGTGGGACTGGTGGAGCTGACCGCGGGCTACCGGGTGGTTGCCCATACGAAGGAAGGCCCGGTGAAGGCCAGCGCCGTATGGCAGGAAAGACCGGTCCATAACGGTATCCACAGGCGGCTGGTGCAGGGGGGTAAGAGCGGCTTCGGCGCCGATCACGGGCTTATCCTGATCCAGGCCATGCTGGCTCTTCGGGAAGCCTCCTACGGCGTGGGCGTGATGGAGGCGCTGCCCGATGACTACACCAGCGAGGACGTAAAGCGCATGCGGGAGATCCTGAGGGGCCGTCCTTGA
- a CDS encoding ECF transporter S component yields MKNQSRIRWITRTAVFLALLVVLQALTASFGNTLVTGSVVNLLLIVSVMVCGPASGLSVAVLSPILAKLLGIGPFWSLIPFIIAGNVVLVLLWHFLGRLSGARGPILATAAAACAKFLVLYGGIVKVAIPFLLQLNGQQAAAVSHMFSLPQLATALIGGAAASLILPLLQRALAGKQG; encoded by the coding sequence ATGAAAAATCAAAGCCGAATCCGCTGGATCACCCGCACCGCCGTATTTCTCGCCCTGCTGGTGGTGCTTCAGGCCCTGACCGCATCCTTTGGAAACACCCTTGTCACCGGATCGGTGGTCAATCTGCTGCTCATCGTTTCGGTGATGGTCTGCGGACCCGCCTCCGGTCTGTCCGTCGCCGTGCTCTCGCCCATCCTGGCCAAGCTTTTGGGAATCGGGCCCTTTTGGAGCCTCATACCCTTCATCATCGCAGGCAACGTTGTGCTGGTCCTCCTTTGGCATTTCCTCGGCCGGCTGAGCGGCGCCAGAGGGCCCATTCTGGCCACCGCTGCCGCCGCCTGCGCCAAATTCCTCGTGCTGTACGGGGGCATCGTGAAGGTGGCCATTCCCTTCCTGCTTCAGCTGAACGGACAGCAGGCCGCAGCGGTCTCCCACATGTTTTCCCTTCCCCAGCTGGCCACGGCCCTCATCGGCGGCGCGGCGGCCAGTTTGATCCTTCCCCTGCTGCAAAGGGCGCTGGCCGGGAAACAGGGCTAG